In Camelus ferus isolate YT-003-E chromosome 10, BCGSAC_Cfer_1.0, whole genome shotgun sequence, the following proteins share a genomic window:
- the LOC102522479 gene encoding olfactory receptor 52A1 has product MGSTNMSYLNLKTVILIGIPGLEHVQFWIGFPFLGVCLLALLGNIFLLIIIATERSLHQPMYIFLAVLAATDLGLCVAIAPKMLAIFWFGSCSMSFDACLTQLFFIHALQGTESGILLAMAFDRYVAICDPLRHTSILTPVFLIQMVLMVAIWAMVLVGILPILLKGLQLFQSVIIAHSYCEHMAVVKLAAEDVHINKSYGLFVAFAILGFDMIFVFISFILIFQAVFHLPHKAAQLKAFHSCTSHIAIFLEFYILAFFSFFSHRFGHISPYAHILLSTIYLLVPPALNPIVYGVKTKEIRRRVAHLVF; this is encoded by the coding sequence ATGGGATCTACTAACATGTCATATCTGAACCTGAAGACAGTGATCCTGATTGGGATCCCTGGCCTAGAGCATGTGCAGTTTTGGATTGGATTTCCCTTCCTTGGTGTGTGCCTGCTGGCTCTACTGGGAAACATCTTCTTATTAATCATCATTGCTACAGAACGCAGTCTTCACCAACCCATGTATATCTTCCTGGCAGTTTTGGCAGCAACTGACCTAGGTCTCTGTGTAGCCATTGCTCCCAAGATGTTGGCTATCTTCTGGTTTGGCTCTTGCTCCATGTCTTTTGATGCTTGCCTCACCCAACTCTTCTTCATCCATGCCTTGCAGGGCACGGAATCTGGCATCCTGTTAGCCATGGCCTTTGatcgctatgtggccatctgtgaTCCTTTGAGGCATACATCCATCCTCACACCTGTCTTTCTAATTCAGATGGTACTGATGGTGGCAATCTGGGCAATGGTGCTTGTTGGGATTCTACCCATTCTACTCAAAGGACTACAACTTTTCCAGTCTGTGATTATTGCCCATTCCTACTGTGAGCACATGGCTGTGGTCAAGTTGGCTGCAGAAGATGTTCATATTAATAAATCATATGGGCTCTTTGTGGCTTTCGCAATTCTAGGTTTTGACATGATCTTTGTCTTTATCTCcttcattctgatttttcaggctgtttttcatcttccccatAAGGCGGCACAACTCAAAGCATTCCACAGTTGCACTTCCCATATTGCCATTTTCCTGGAGttttatattcttgctttcttttccttcttcagccACCGTTTTGGACATATATCACCCTATGCCCATATCCTCCTGTCTACCATCTATCTGCTTGTGCCCCCTGCCCTTAACCCCATTGTTTATGGTGTGAAGACCAAGGAGATCCGCAGGCGGGTTGCTCACTTGGTATTCTGA
- the LOC102522739 gene encoding LOW QUALITY PROTEIN: olfactory receptor 52A1 (The sequence of the model RefSeq protein was modified relative to this genomic sequence to represent the inferred CDS: inserted 1 base in 1 codon; deleted 3 bases in 2 codons; substituted 1 base at 1 genomic stop codon): MCSFGLGFLFAVCLVALWGNIILLIIIPTERSLHQPMYIFLAVLAATDIGLCAAIAPKMLAIFWFRSYSMAFNSCLAQLFFIHALQCMESGILLAMAFDSYIAICDPLRHTSILTPSVLGRMIVIVAIRATVLVGLLPILIKRLHLFHSTVIAYSYCEHMAVVKLAAEDIQVNKTCGLFVGFTILGFDMIFILISYILIFQAVFRLRQKEARLKAFNTCTAHIFVFLEFYILAFFSFFSHRFGHVVPSTHILLSTIYLLVPPALNPIVYGVKNKXNLXTCDTNFSSESWIPAVIYQVTAIM, from the exons ATGtgcagttttggattgggtttccTT TTTGCTGTGTGCCTAGTGGCTCTTTGGGGAAATATCATTTTACTAATCATCATCCCTACAGAACGCAGCCTGCACCAGCCCATGTACATCTTCTTGGCTGTGCTGGCAGCCACCGACATAGGACTCTGTGCAGCCATTGCTCCCAAGATGTTGGCTATCTTCTGGTTCAGATCTTACTCTATGGCCTTTAACTCTTGCCTAGCCCAGCTATTCTTCATTCATGCCTTGCAGTGCATGGAGTCTGGCATTCTATTGGCCATGGCCTTTGACAGCTACATTGCCATCTGTGATCCTCTGAGGCACACATCCATCCTCACACCTTCAGTCTTGGGTCGCATGATAGTGATAGTGGCAATACGAGCTACAGTGCTGGTTGGTCTGTTACCCATTCTGATCAAAAGACTGCACCTTTTCCATTCCACTGTAATTGCC TACTCTTACTGTGAGCACATGGCTGTGGTCAAGCTGGCTGCAGAAGACATCCAAGTCAATAAAACATGTGGTCTTTTCGTGGGTTTTACAATTCTGGGATTTGACATGatttttatcctcatttcctATATCCTTATTTTCCAGGCTGTTTTTCGCCTACGTCAAAAGGAGGCACGGCTCAAAGCATTCAATACCTGTACAGctcacatttttgttttccttgagttttatattcttgccttcttctccttcttcagCCATCGGTTCGGACATGTTGTCCCCTCTACCCACATACTTCTGTCTACCATCTACCTCCTTGTGCCACCGGCACTCAACCCTATTGTCTATGGTGTAAAAAATA GTAATTTGTAAACGTGTGacacaaatttttcttctgaatCATGGATCCCAGCAGTGATCTATCAAGTGACTGCAATCATGTAG